A portion of the Haliaeetus albicilla chromosome 5, bHalAlb1.1, whole genome shotgun sequence genome contains these proteins:
- the PAPOLA gene encoding poly(A) polymerase alpha isoform X4 encodes MPFPVTTQGSQTQQLQKHYGITSPISLAAPKEFDCMLTQKLIETLKPYGVFEEEEELQRRILILGKLNNLVKEWIREISESKNLPQSVIENVGGKIFTFGSYRLGVHTKGADIDALCVAPRHVERSDFFTSFYEKLKQQEEVKDLRAVEEAFVPVIKLCFDGIEIDILFARLALQTIPEDLDLRDDSLLKNLDIRCIRSLNGCRVTDEILHLVPNIDNFRLTLRAIKLWAKRHNIYSNILGFLGGVSWAMLVARTCQLYPNAIASTLVHKFFLVFSKWEWPNPVLLKQPEECNLNLPVWDPRVNPSDRYHLMPIITPAYPQQNSTYNVSVSTRMVMVEEFKQGLAITDEILLSKAEWSKLFEAPNFFQKYKHYIVLLASAPTEKQRLEWVGLVESKIRILVGNLEKNEFITLAHVNPQSFPAPKENPDKEEYRTMWVIGLVFKKTENSENLSVDLTYDIQSFTDTVYRQAINSKMFEMDMKIAARHVKRKQLHQLLPNHVLQKKKKHSTEGIRLTALNDSSLDLSMDSDNSTSVPSPTSAMKTSPLNSSGSSQGSSPAPAVTAASVTNIQASEVTVPQINSSESSGGTSNESIPQTATQPAISPPPKPTISRIVSSAYLLNPSPRTSGNVATKMPSPVTAVKRTSSPHKEESPKKMKIEEDEISEDTSCIDLNEHEKMETKEQLETEVNVNSQTETLQTTSLQAPQKTPSTDLSDIPALPANPIPVIKNSIKLRLNR; translated from the exons TCCTGTTACAACCCAGGGATCACAAACACAGCAACTACAGAAGCATTATGGCATTACCTCACCTATCAGTTTAGCTGCCCCCAAGGAGTTTGACTGCATGCTTACCCAGAAATTAATCGAAACCCTAAAACCTTATGGTGTatttgaagaggaagaagaactGCAACGCAG GATTCTAATTTTGGGAAAACTAAATAACCTGGTAAAGGAATGGATACGGGAAATCAGTGAAAGCAAG AATCTTCCACAGTCTGTAATAGAAAATGTTGGAGGAAAAATTTTTACATTTGGATCCTATAGATTAGGGGTTCATACAAAAG GTGCTGATATTGATGCCCTGTGTGTTGCACCAAGACATGTTGAAAGAAGTGATTTTTTCACATCGTTTtatgaaaaactgaaacaacAAGAAGAAGTAAAAGATCTGAGG GCTGTTGAAGAAGCTTTTGTCCCAGTTATTAAACTTTGTTTTGATGGAATAGAG attgatATTCTGTTTGCAAGATTAGCACTGCAAACTATTCCTGAGGACTTAGACCTACGAGATGATAGCCTACTTAAAAATTTAGACATTAGATGCATACGAAGTCTTAATG GTTGCCGGGTAACCGATGAAATTCTGCATCTAGTACCAAACATTGACAACTTCAGGTTAACACTGAGAGCTATCAAACTGTGGGCAAAAC GCCACAACATCTATTCCAATATACTAGGTTTCCTTGGCGGTGTTTCCTGGGCTATGCTAGTAGCAAGAACTTGCCAGCTTTATCCAAATGCAATAGCATCAACTCTTGTACATAAATTTTTCTTGGTATTTTCTAAATG GGAATGGCCAAATCCAGTGCTATTGAAACAGCCAGAAGAATGCAATCTTAATTTGCCTGTATGGGACCCAAGG GTAAACCCCAGTGATAGGTACCATCTTATGCCTATAATAACACCAGCATACCCACAGCAGAACTCTACGTACAATGTTTCCGTTTCCACACGGATGGTCATGGTTGAGGAATTTAAACAAG GTCTTGCTATCACAGATGAAATTTTGCTGAGTAAGGCAGAGTGGTCCAAACTTTTTGAAGCTCCAAACTTCTTTCAAAAGTACAA GCATTATATTGTACTTCTAGCAAGCGCACCGACAGAAAAACAGCGACTAGAATG GGTGGGCTTGGTGGAATCAAAAATCCGTATTCTAGTTGGAAACCTGGAGAAGAATGAATTCATTACACTGGCTCATGTGAATCCACAGTCATTCCCAGCACCCAAGGAGAATCCTGACAA GGAAGAATACCGTACAATGTGGGTGATTGGGTTGGTGTTtaagaagacagaaaattctgaaaatttaaGTGTTGATCTTACCTACGACATTCAGTCTTTTACAGACACAG TTTATAGGCAAGCAATAAACAGCAAGATGTTTGAGATGGATATGAAGATTGCTGCAAGGCATGTGAAACGTAAGCAACTTCACCAACTGCTACCCAATCAtgtgcttcagaaaaagaaaaag CATTCGACAGAAGGGATCAGGTTGACAGCTCTGAATGACAGCAGCCTAGACTTGTCTATGGACAGTGATAACAGCACGTCTGTGCCTTCGCCTACTAGTGCTATGAAGACGAGTCCATTGAACAGTTCTGGAAGTTCTCAGGG AAGCAGTCCTGCGCCAGCTGTAACAGCAGCATCTGTGACCAACATACAGGCTTCTGAAGTCACTGTGCCACAAATAAATTCCAGTGAAAGCTCAGGGG GTACTTCAAATGAAAGCATTCCTCAAACTGCCACACAACCAGCCATTTCTCCACCACCAAAGCCTACCATCTCTAGAATTGTTTCCTCAGCGTATCTATTAAATCCATCACCAAGAACTTCAGGAAATGTTGCAACAAAAATGCCTAGCCCTGTCACAGCAGTGAAAAGGACATCTTCTCCCCATAAAGAAGAGTCtcccaagaaaatgaaaattgaagAG GATGAAATAAGTGAAGATACTAGCTGTATAGATTTGAATGAGCatgaaaaaatggaaactaAG GAGCAACTTGAGACAGAAGTGAATGTTAATTCTCAAACAGAAACTCTTCAGACAACTTCTCTGCAAGCTCCTCAg aaaacaccCAGTACAGACCTTTCAGATatccctgctctccctgcaaATCCTATTCCTGTTATCAAGAATTCAATAAAATTGAGATTGAACCGGTAA
- the PAPOLA gene encoding poly(A) polymerase alpha isoform X3 yields MPFPVTTQGSQTQQLQKHYGITSPISLAAPKEFDCMLTQKLIETLKPYGVFEEEEELQRRILILGKLNNLVKEWIREISESKNLPQSVIENVGGKIFTFGSYRLGVHTKGADIDALCVAPRHVERSDFFTSFYEKLKQQEEVKDLRAVEEAFVPVIKLCFDGIEIDILFARLALQTIPEDLDLRDDSLLKNLDIRCIRSLNGCRVTDEILHLVPNIDNFRLTLRAIKLWAKRHNIYSNILGFLGGVSWAMLVARTCQLYPNAIASTLVHKFFLVFSKWEWPNPVLLKQPEECNLNLPVWDPRVNPSDRYHLMPIITPAYPQQNSTYNVSVSTRMVMVEEFKQGLAITDEILLSKAEWSKLFEAPNFFQKYKHYIVLLASAPTEKQRLEWVGLVESKIRILVGNLEKNEFITLAHVNPQSFPAPKENPDKEEYRTMWVIGLVFKKTENSENLSVDLTYDIQSFTDTVYRQAINSKMFEMDMKIAARHVKRKQLHQLLPNHVLQKKKKHSTEGIRLTALNDSSLDLSMDSDNSTSVPSPTSAMKTSPLNSSGSSQGSSPAPAVTAASVTNIQASEVTVPQINSSESSGGTSNESIPQTATQPAISPPPKPTISRIVSSAYLLNPSPRTSGNVATKMPSPVTAVKRTSSPHKEESPKKMKIEEQDEISEDTSCIDLNEHEKMETKEQLETEVNVNSQTETLQTTSLQAPQKTPSTDLSDIPALPANPIPVIKNSIKLRLNR; encoded by the exons TCCTGTTACAACCCAGGGATCACAAACACAGCAACTACAGAAGCATTATGGCATTACCTCACCTATCAGTTTAGCTGCCCCCAAGGAGTTTGACTGCATGCTTACCCAGAAATTAATCGAAACCCTAAAACCTTATGGTGTatttgaagaggaagaagaactGCAACGCAG GATTCTAATTTTGGGAAAACTAAATAACCTGGTAAAGGAATGGATACGGGAAATCAGTGAAAGCAAG AATCTTCCACAGTCTGTAATAGAAAATGTTGGAGGAAAAATTTTTACATTTGGATCCTATAGATTAGGGGTTCATACAAAAG GTGCTGATATTGATGCCCTGTGTGTTGCACCAAGACATGTTGAAAGAAGTGATTTTTTCACATCGTTTtatgaaaaactgaaacaacAAGAAGAAGTAAAAGATCTGAGG GCTGTTGAAGAAGCTTTTGTCCCAGTTATTAAACTTTGTTTTGATGGAATAGAG attgatATTCTGTTTGCAAGATTAGCACTGCAAACTATTCCTGAGGACTTAGACCTACGAGATGATAGCCTACTTAAAAATTTAGACATTAGATGCATACGAAGTCTTAATG GTTGCCGGGTAACCGATGAAATTCTGCATCTAGTACCAAACATTGACAACTTCAGGTTAACACTGAGAGCTATCAAACTGTGGGCAAAAC GCCACAACATCTATTCCAATATACTAGGTTTCCTTGGCGGTGTTTCCTGGGCTATGCTAGTAGCAAGAACTTGCCAGCTTTATCCAAATGCAATAGCATCAACTCTTGTACATAAATTTTTCTTGGTATTTTCTAAATG GGAATGGCCAAATCCAGTGCTATTGAAACAGCCAGAAGAATGCAATCTTAATTTGCCTGTATGGGACCCAAGG GTAAACCCCAGTGATAGGTACCATCTTATGCCTATAATAACACCAGCATACCCACAGCAGAACTCTACGTACAATGTTTCCGTTTCCACACGGATGGTCATGGTTGAGGAATTTAAACAAG GTCTTGCTATCACAGATGAAATTTTGCTGAGTAAGGCAGAGTGGTCCAAACTTTTTGAAGCTCCAAACTTCTTTCAAAAGTACAA GCATTATATTGTACTTCTAGCAAGCGCACCGACAGAAAAACAGCGACTAGAATG GGTGGGCTTGGTGGAATCAAAAATCCGTATTCTAGTTGGAAACCTGGAGAAGAATGAATTCATTACACTGGCTCATGTGAATCCACAGTCATTCCCAGCACCCAAGGAGAATCCTGACAA GGAAGAATACCGTACAATGTGGGTGATTGGGTTGGTGTTtaagaagacagaaaattctgaaaatttaaGTGTTGATCTTACCTACGACATTCAGTCTTTTACAGACACAG TTTATAGGCAAGCAATAAACAGCAAGATGTTTGAGATGGATATGAAGATTGCTGCAAGGCATGTGAAACGTAAGCAACTTCACCAACTGCTACCCAATCAtgtgcttcagaaaaagaaaaag CATTCGACAGAAGGGATCAGGTTGACAGCTCTGAATGACAGCAGCCTAGACTTGTCTATGGACAGTGATAACAGCACGTCTGTGCCTTCGCCTACTAGTGCTATGAAGACGAGTCCATTGAACAGTTCTGGAAGTTCTCAGGG AAGCAGTCCTGCGCCAGCTGTAACAGCAGCATCTGTGACCAACATACAGGCTTCTGAAGTCACTGTGCCACAAATAAATTCCAGTGAAAGCTCAGGGG GTACTTCAAATGAAAGCATTCCTCAAACTGCCACACAACCAGCCATTTCTCCACCACCAAAGCCTACCATCTCTAGAATTGTTTCCTCAGCGTATCTATTAAATCCATCACCAAGAACTTCAGGAAATGTTGCAACAAAAATGCCTAGCCCTGTCACAGCAGTGAAAAGGACATCTTCTCCCCATAAAGAAGAGTCtcccaagaaaatgaaaattgaagAG caGGATGAAATAAGTGAAGATACTAGCTGTATAGATTTGAATGAGCatgaaaaaatggaaactaAG GAGCAACTTGAGACAGAAGTGAATGTTAATTCTCAAACAGAAACTCTTCAGACAACTTCTCTGCAAGCTCCTCAg aaaacaccCAGTACAGACCTTTCAGATatccctgctctccctgcaaATCCTATTCCTGTTATCAAGAATTCAATAAAATTGAGATTGAACCGGTAA
- the PAPOLA gene encoding poly(A) polymerase alpha isoform X2 produces the protein MPFPVTTQGSQTQQLQKHYGITSPISLAAPKEFDCMLTQKLIETLKPYGVFEEEEELQRRILILGKLNNLVKEWIREISESKNLPQSVIENVGGKIFTFGSYRLGVHTKGADIDALCVAPRHVERSDFFTSFYEKLKQQEEVKDLRAVEEAFVPVIKLCFDGIEIDILFARLALQTIPEDLDLRDDSLLKNLDIRCIRSLNGCRVTDEILHLVPNIDNFRLTLRAIKLWAKRHNIYSNILGFLGGVSWAMLVARTCQLYPNAIASTLVHKFFLVFSKWEWPNPVLLKQPEECNLNLPVWDPRVNPSDRYHLMPIITPAYPQQNSTYNVSVSTRMVMVEEFKQGLAITDEILLSKAEWSKLFEAPNFFQKYKHYIVLLASAPTEKQRLEWVGLVESKIRILVGNLEKNEFITLAHVNPQSFPAPKENPDKEEYRTMWVIGLVFKKTENSENLSVDLTYDIQSFTDTVYRQAINSKMFEMDMKIAARHVKRKQLHQLLPNHVLQKKKKHSTEGIRLTALNDSSLDLSMDSDNSTSVPSPTSAMKTSPLNSSGSSQGRSSPAPAVTAASVTNIQASEVTVPQINSSESSGGTSNESIPQTATQPAISPPPKPTISRIVSSAYLLNPSPRTSGNVATKMPSPVTAVKRTSSPHKEESPKKMKIEEDEISEDTSCIDLNEHEKMETKEQLETEVNVNSQTETLQTTSLQAPQKTPSTDLSDIPALPANPIPVIKNSIKLRLNR, from the exons TCCTGTTACAACCCAGGGATCACAAACACAGCAACTACAGAAGCATTATGGCATTACCTCACCTATCAGTTTAGCTGCCCCCAAGGAGTTTGACTGCATGCTTACCCAGAAATTAATCGAAACCCTAAAACCTTATGGTGTatttgaagaggaagaagaactGCAACGCAG GATTCTAATTTTGGGAAAACTAAATAACCTGGTAAAGGAATGGATACGGGAAATCAGTGAAAGCAAG AATCTTCCACAGTCTGTAATAGAAAATGTTGGAGGAAAAATTTTTACATTTGGATCCTATAGATTAGGGGTTCATACAAAAG GTGCTGATATTGATGCCCTGTGTGTTGCACCAAGACATGTTGAAAGAAGTGATTTTTTCACATCGTTTtatgaaaaactgaaacaacAAGAAGAAGTAAAAGATCTGAGG GCTGTTGAAGAAGCTTTTGTCCCAGTTATTAAACTTTGTTTTGATGGAATAGAG attgatATTCTGTTTGCAAGATTAGCACTGCAAACTATTCCTGAGGACTTAGACCTACGAGATGATAGCCTACTTAAAAATTTAGACATTAGATGCATACGAAGTCTTAATG GTTGCCGGGTAACCGATGAAATTCTGCATCTAGTACCAAACATTGACAACTTCAGGTTAACACTGAGAGCTATCAAACTGTGGGCAAAAC GCCACAACATCTATTCCAATATACTAGGTTTCCTTGGCGGTGTTTCCTGGGCTATGCTAGTAGCAAGAACTTGCCAGCTTTATCCAAATGCAATAGCATCAACTCTTGTACATAAATTTTTCTTGGTATTTTCTAAATG GGAATGGCCAAATCCAGTGCTATTGAAACAGCCAGAAGAATGCAATCTTAATTTGCCTGTATGGGACCCAAGG GTAAACCCCAGTGATAGGTACCATCTTATGCCTATAATAACACCAGCATACCCACAGCAGAACTCTACGTACAATGTTTCCGTTTCCACACGGATGGTCATGGTTGAGGAATTTAAACAAG GTCTTGCTATCACAGATGAAATTTTGCTGAGTAAGGCAGAGTGGTCCAAACTTTTTGAAGCTCCAAACTTCTTTCAAAAGTACAA GCATTATATTGTACTTCTAGCAAGCGCACCGACAGAAAAACAGCGACTAGAATG GGTGGGCTTGGTGGAATCAAAAATCCGTATTCTAGTTGGAAACCTGGAGAAGAATGAATTCATTACACTGGCTCATGTGAATCCACAGTCATTCCCAGCACCCAAGGAGAATCCTGACAA GGAAGAATACCGTACAATGTGGGTGATTGGGTTGGTGTTtaagaagacagaaaattctgaaaatttaaGTGTTGATCTTACCTACGACATTCAGTCTTTTACAGACACAG TTTATAGGCAAGCAATAAACAGCAAGATGTTTGAGATGGATATGAAGATTGCTGCAAGGCATGTGAAACGTAAGCAACTTCACCAACTGCTACCCAATCAtgtgcttcagaaaaagaaaaag CATTCGACAGAAGGGATCAGGTTGACAGCTCTGAATGACAGCAGCCTAGACTTGTCTATGGACAGTGATAACAGCACGTCTGTGCCTTCGCCTACTAGTGCTATGAAGACGAGTCCATTGAACAGTTCTGGAAGTTCTCAGGG caGAAGCAGTCCTGCGCCAGCTGTAACAGCAGCATCTGTGACCAACATACAGGCTTCTGAAGTCACTGTGCCACAAATAAATTCCAGTGAAAGCTCAGGGG GTACTTCAAATGAAAGCATTCCTCAAACTGCCACACAACCAGCCATTTCTCCACCACCAAAGCCTACCATCTCTAGAATTGTTTCCTCAGCGTATCTATTAAATCCATCACCAAGAACTTCAGGAAATGTTGCAACAAAAATGCCTAGCCCTGTCACAGCAGTGAAAAGGACATCTTCTCCCCATAAAGAAGAGTCtcccaagaaaatgaaaattgaagAG GATGAAATAAGTGAAGATACTAGCTGTATAGATTTGAATGAGCatgaaaaaatggaaactaAG GAGCAACTTGAGACAGAAGTGAATGTTAATTCTCAAACAGAAACTCTTCAGACAACTTCTCTGCAAGCTCCTCAg aaaacaccCAGTACAGACCTTTCAGATatccctgctctccctgcaaATCCTATTCCTGTTATCAAGAATTCAATAAAATTGAGATTGAACCGGTAA
- the PAPOLA gene encoding poly(A) polymerase alpha isoform X1 translates to MPFPVTTQGSQTQQLQKHYGITSPISLAAPKEFDCMLTQKLIETLKPYGVFEEEEELQRRILILGKLNNLVKEWIREISESKNLPQSVIENVGGKIFTFGSYRLGVHTKGADIDALCVAPRHVERSDFFTSFYEKLKQQEEVKDLRAVEEAFVPVIKLCFDGIEIDILFARLALQTIPEDLDLRDDSLLKNLDIRCIRSLNGCRVTDEILHLVPNIDNFRLTLRAIKLWAKRHNIYSNILGFLGGVSWAMLVARTCQLYPNAIASTLVHKFFLVFSKWEWPNPVLLKQPEECNLNLPVWDPRVNPSDRYHLMPIITPAYPQQNSTYNVSVSTRMVMVEEFKQGLAITDEILLSKAEWSKLFEAPNFFQKYKHYIVLLASAPTEKQRLEWVGLVESKIRILVGNLEKNEFITLAHVNPQSFPAPKENPDKEEYRTMWVIGLVFKKTENSENLSVDLTYDIQSFTDTVYRQAINSKMFEMDMKIAARHVKRKQLHQLLPNHVLQKKKKHSTEGIRLTALNDSSLDLSMDSDNSTSVPSPTSAMKTSPLNSSGSSQGRSSPAPAVTAASVTNIQASEVTVPQINSSESSGGTSNESIPQTATQPAISPPPKPTISRIVSSAYLLNPSPRTSGNVATKMPSPVTAVKRTSSPHKEESPKKMKIEEQDEISEDTSCIDLNEHEKMETKEQLETEVNVNSQTETLQTTSLQAPQKTPSTDLSDIPALPANPIPVIKNSIKLRLNR, encoded by the exons TCCTGTTACAACCCAGGGATCACAAACACAGCAACTACAGAAGCATTATGGCATTACCTCACCTATCAGTTTAGCTGCCCCCAAGGAGTTTGACTGCATGCTTACCCAGAAATTAATCGAAACCCTAAAACCTTATGGTGTatttgaagaggaagaagaactGCAACGCAG GATTCTAATTTTGGGAAAACTAAATAACCTGGTAAAGGAATGGATACGGGAAATCAGTGAAAGCAAG AATCTTCCACAGTCTGTAATAGAAAATGTTGGAGGAAAAATTTTTACATTTGGATCCTATAGATTAGGGGTTCATACAAAAG GTGCTGATATTGATGCCCTGTGTGTTGCACCAAGACATGTTGAAAGAAGTGATTTTTTCACATCGTTTtatgaaaaactgaaacaacAAGAAGAAGTAAAAGATCTGAGG GCTGTTGAAGAAGCTTTTGTCCCAGTTATTAAACTTTGTTTTGATGGAATAGAG attgatATTCTGTTTGCAAGATTAGCACTGCAAACTATTCCTGAGGACTTAGACCTACGAGATGATAGCCTACTTAAAAATTTAGACATTAGATGCATACGAAGTCTTAATG GTTGCCGGGTAACCGATGAAATTCTGCATCTAGTACCAAACATTGACAACTTCAGGTTAACACTGAGAGCTATCAAACTGTGGGCAAAAC GCCACAACATCTATTCCAATATACTAGGTTTCCTTGGCGGTGTTTCCTGGGCTATGCTAGTAGCAAGAACTTGCCAGCTTTATCCAAATGCAATAGCATCAACTCTTGTACATAAATTTTTCTTGGTATTTTCTAAATG GGAATGGCCAAATCCAGTGCTATTGAAACAGCCAGAAGAATGCAATCTTAATTTGCCTGTATGGGACCCAAGG GTAAACCCCAGTGATAGGTACCATCTTATGCCTATAATAACACCAGCATACCCACAGCAGAACTCTACGTACAATGTTTCCGTTTCCACACGGATGGTCATGGTTGAGGAATTTAAACAAG GTCTTGCTATCACAGATGAAATTTTGCTGAGTAAGGCAGAGTGGTCCAAACTTTTTGAAGCTCCAAACTTCTTTCAAAAGTACAA GCATTATATTGTACTTCTAGCAAGCGCACCGACAGAAAAACAGCGACTAGAATG GGTGGGCTTGGTGGAATCAAAAATCCGTATTCTAGTTGGAAACCTGGAGAAGAATGAATTCATTACACTGGCTCATGTGAATCCACAGTCATTCCCAGCACCCAAGGAGAATCCTGACAA GGAAGAATACCGTACAATGTGGGTGATTGGGTTGGTGTTtaagaagacagaaaattctgaaaatttaaGTGTTGATCTTACCTACGACATTCAGTCTTTTACAGACACAG TTTATAGGCAAGCAATAAACAGCAAGATGTTTGAGATGGATATGAAGATTGCTGCAAGGCATGTGAAACGTAAGCAACTTCACCAACTGCTACCCAATCAtgtgcttcagaaaaagaaaaag CATTCGACAGAAGGGATCAGGTTGACAGCTCTGAATGACAGCAGCCTAGACTTGTCTATGGACAGTGATAACAGCACGTCTGTGCCTTCGCCTACTAGTGCTATGAAGACGAGTCCATTGAACAGTTCTGGAAGTTCTCAGGG caGAAGCAGTCCTGCGCCAGCTGTAACAGCAGCATCTGTGACCAACATACAGGCTTCTGAAGTCACTGTGCCACAAATAAATTCCAGTGAAAGCTCAGGGG GTACTTCAAATGAAAGCATTCCTCAAACTGCCACACAACCAGCCATTTCTCCACCACCAAAGCCTACCATCTCTAGAATTGTTTCCTCAGCGTATCTATTAAATCCATCACCAAGAACTTCAGGAAATGTTGCAACAAAAATGCCTAGCCCTGTCACAGCAGTGAAAAGGACATCTTCTCCCCATAAAGAAGAGTCtcccaagaaaatgaaaattgaagAG caGGATGAAATAAGTGAAGATACTAGCTGTATAGATTTGAATGAGCatgaaaaaatggaaactaAG GAGCAACTTGAGACAGAAGTGAATGTTAATTCTCAAACAGAAACTCTTCAGACAACTTCTCTGCAAGCTCCTCAg aaaacaccCAGTACAGACCTTTCAGATatccctgctctccctgcaaATCCTATTCCTGTTATCAAGAATTCAATAAAATTGAGATTGAACCGGTAA
- the PAPOLA gene encoding poly(A) polymerase alpha isoform X5, translating to MPFPVTTQGSQTQQLQKHYGITSPISLAAPKEFDCMLTQKLIETLKPYGVFEEEEELQRRILILGKLNNLVKEWIREISESKNLPQSVIENVGGKIFTFGSYRLGVHTKGADIDALCVAPRHVERSDFFTSFYEKLKQQEEVKDLRAVEEAFVPVIKLCFDGIEIDILFARLALQTIPEDLDLRDDSLLKNLDIRCIRSLNGCRVTDEILHLVPNIDNFRLTLRAIKLWAKRHNIYSNILGFLGGVSWAMLVARTCQLYPNAIASTLVHKFFLVFSKWEWPNPVLLKQPEECNLNLPVWDPRVTCSSPECGTKLA from the exons TCCTGTTACAACCCAGGGATCACAAACACAGCAACTACAGAAGCATTATGGCATTACCTCACCTATCAGTTTAGCTGCCCCCAAGGAGTTTGACTGCATGCTTACCCAGAAATTAATCGAAACCCTAAAACCTTATGGTGTatttgaagaggaagaagaactGCAACGCAG GATTCTAATTTTGGGAAAACTAAATAACCTGGTAAAGGAATGGATACGGGAAATCAGTGAAAGCAAG AATCTTCCACAGTCTGTAATAGAAAATGTTGGAGGAAAAATTTTTACATTTGGATCCTATAGATTAGGGGTTCATACAAAAG GTGCTGATATTGATGCCCTGTGTGTTGCACCAAGACATGTTGAAAGAAGTGATTTTTTCACATCGTTTtatgaaaaactgaaacaacAAGAAGAAGTAAAAGATCTGAGG GCTGTTGAAGAAGCTTTTGTCCCAGTTATTAAACTTTGTTTTGATGGAATAGAG attgatATTCTGTTTGCAAGATTAGCACTGCAAACTATTCCTGAGGACTTAGACCTACGAGATGATAGCCTACTTAAAAATTTAGACATTAGATGCATACGAAGTCTTAATG GTTGCCGGGTAACCGATGAAATTCTGCATCTAGTACCAAACATTGACAACTTCAGGTTAACACTGAGAGCTATCAAACTGTGGGCAAAAC GCCACAACATCTATTCCAATATACTAGGTTTCCTTGGCGGTGTTTCCTGGGCTATGCTAGTAGCAAGAACTTGCCAGCTTTATCCAAATGCAATAGCATCAACTCTTGTACATAAATTTTTCTTGGTATTTTCTAAATG GGAATGGCCAAATCCAGTGCTATTGAAACAGCCAGAAGAATGCAATCTTAATTTGCCTGTATGGGACCCAAGG GTAACCTGTAGTTCTCCTGAGTGTGGAACAAAATTAGCTTAA